From a region of the Chthonomonas sp. genome:
- the mrdA gene encoding penicillin-binding protein 2 has protein sequence MSVIHEERGQTMDARVMLLISLPFIGILGLFLRLWYIQVVKSPALIERAEQLGRQRIETPAPRGLIVDRDGTIVAGVKAELVVTAQPRIALRDAKVIQRVAQLIGIPPAELKAKIESEKWRGILPVPVATGVDIVAATKIAESSVDLPGFGVDSQPLRIYPGGAGMSHVLGFVRPPDEKDVERLKAADAKPGMFVGKSGVEYSHELDLMGTPGQDELDAPRKGQDRKISKRSEPTPGSKLVLGIDGRLQQLATELLSGRKGSAIALDPNTGEVLCMVSSPSFNPSMFLDGLTTAESQYLYQNEDRPSFNRATQATYQPGSTFKIVTAIAAALTGKFDPNRPAYCPGFYSFGKGRPLKCLGTHGSITFHRAFEKSCNTYFCDLANRVGVDGLRKACELLHLGPMQGIDLREEGRSIIPTEAWVQKNREGRYYRGNLVQFGIGQDAVSMTPMQMANLVATVANRGIVYKPHVVRAIQQYGQTSADRVSPQVLQRIDLPDTFWDQLQSAALAVVETGTARGSKIPGFQYCGKTGSAEDGRRSLTHSWFVGYAPAVNPKIAIAVAVENAGHGGEVAAPIASRLIKEFCVDGPARRHSALNKVPRTPSTSAALPPRF, from the coding sequence ATGTCCGTAATCCACGAAGAGAGAGGCCAAACCATGGATGCGCGCGTCATGCTGCTCATCTCGCTTCCGTTCATCGGGATTCTTGGCCTATTCTTGCGCCTTTGGTACATCCAAGTCGTCAAGTCACCCGCTCTCATTGAGCGTGCGGAGCAGTTGGGGCGGCAGCGGATCGAGACTCCCGCACCCCGAGGACTCATCGTTGACCGCGATGGCACCATCGTCGCCGGGGTGAAAGCTGAACTCGTCGTGACGGCTCAGCCGCGCATCGCCCTGCGTGATGCGAAGGTCATTCAGCGGGTGGCCCAGTTGATTGGCATCCCCCCCGCCGAGCTCAAAGCCAAGATCGAATCCGAGAAGTGGCGGGGAATCTTGCCCGTCCCGGTGGCCACGGGCGTGGATATCGTCGCCGCGACCAAGATCGCCGAGAGCAGCGTCGATTTGCCCGGTTTCGGTGTCGATTCCCAGCCTCTGCGGATCTACCCCGGCGGTGCGGGGATGAGCCACGTGCTCGGCTTTGTCCGTCCGCCGGACGAGAAAGACGTGGAGCGGCTCAAAGCGGCCGACGCTAAACCCGGGATGTTCGTAGGCAAAAGCGGCGTGGAGTACTCGCACGAGCTTGACCTGATGGGGACGCCGGGGCAGGACGAACTGGATGCGCCGCGCAAAGGTCAGGATCGGAAGATCTCGAAGCGCTCTGAGCCGACCCCCGGTTCCAAGCTCGTGCTCGGTATTGACGGTCGGCTACAGCAGCTCGCAACTGAGTTGCTCTCCGGTCGCAAAGGTTCGGCAATAGCGCTCGACCCGAATACTGGCGAAGTGCTTTGCATGGTGAGCTCGCCCAGCTTCAACCCGAGCATGTTCCTCGATGGTCTCACCACCGCAGAGAGCCAGTATCTGTATCAGAATGAGGATCGTCCGAGCTTCAACCGCGCGACGCAGGCGACCTACCAGCCCGGCTCGACGTTCAAGATCGTCACCGCGATCGCGGCCGCTCTTACTGGCAAGTTTGATCCGAATCGTCCGGCGTACTGCCCTGGCTTCTACTCGTTCGGCAAGGGACGACCGCTGAAGTGCTTGGGCACCCACGGGTCGATCACGTTCCATCGAGCGTTCGAAAAGTCGTGCAACACCTACTTTTGCGATCTGGCGAACCGAGTGGGAGTGGACGGCCTGCGCAAAGCATGTGAGCTTCTGCATCTGGGCCCAATGCAGGGGATCGACCTACGCGAAGAGGGAAGAAGCATCATCCCCACGGAGGCGTGGGTCCAAAAGAACCGTGAGGGGCGCTATTACCGCGGCAACCTGGTCCAATTCGGGATCGGCCAAGACGCGGTTTCCATGACGCCGATGCAGATGGCGAACCTCGTGGCGACGGTTGCGAACCGCGGGATTGTCTACAAACCGCACGTCGTGCGAGCGATCCAGCAGTATGGACAGACCAGCGCCGACCGGGTCTCGCCGCAAGTGCTCCAGCGGATTGACTTACCAGATACGTTTTGGGACCAACTCCAGTCCGCCGCTCTGGCGGTTGTGGAGACTGGCACCGCACGAGGAAGCAAGATCCCGGGATTCCAATACTGCGGCAAGACTGGGAGTGCCGAAGACGGCCGTCGAAGCCTGACCCACAGCTGGTTTGTGGGGTACGCGCCCGCAGTCAACCCCAAGATCGCGATTGCGGTGGCGGTCGAAAACGCGGGACACGGGGGCGAAGTCGCCGCGCCGATTGCTTCGAGACTCATCAAGGAGTTCTGCGTCGATGGTCCTGCCCGACGTCACTCGGCTTTGAACAAGGTGCCCAGGACCCCTTCAACTTCCGCCGCCTTGCCACCAAGATTCTGA
- a CDS encoding transglycosylase domain-containing protein gives MSTKGNALKASARPARKPRRKWLHRLKITALVLFIFASVGVLAGSYVWGMKLKEAEPLAVTLSSVKDKIDIAPTEILSRDGKVLFSMVGENREWVALKDVPKIVQDATLAAEDKRFYSHSGIDPWSLVRQAVTNARERSIEGGASTLTMQVAKRVYTSPKQTIERKLQDMALAVEIEKHHTKEFILEFYLNQVYYGSWSYGIKKAAETYFDKDLDELTIAEAATLARCVRRPSFENPIANPKVALHNRDAVLVIMRDEKMITEAQYQAAKNEQLVLNKRKPSPGLRTKKVAPYFVDYVLKTIERSYPDLHIDQGGYKIRTTLDASLQDAAEDRVKTIVDRYRRSRVTTGSFLLLNRDGEILAMVGGCDYNRNQFNVCSQGKRQPGSSFKPFVYALALEQRILSPNSALTNAQQVFRLSGQPPYSPRNSTGRYGGSVDLRTAISFSINVPAVDALYRYGRSRGLADFSSRCRRTFGFEHEIYPYLSSALGASEVSPIEMARGYSTFMLSGGQFEPFGISQITGPDGDILVSNRGRITRGKLKADVADLLDSYMRSVVTSGTAKAASGITNARGKTGTTSDNRDAWFVGYTDKFLGVGWIANEILEKRPGGIIVPKYEEMSSNVFGGTHTVQMWTDIVARAQRKYGERGTSHNAPAIDGWKAETPNTRDENPPVNTEPNPDENRNGDPAGSPEQAPPIQPADTPPGERTTPNDDGSQGGMEPPATKPEPGPKTTPRQTPPAAKPPEEERGTITVMVCADTGQLASAACPEKTPRTYRRGREPKSTCRKHGG, from the coding sequence GTGTCCACCAAGGGTAACGCACTAAAGGCCTCTGCACGTCCGGCGCGCAAGCCTCGGCGAAAATGGTTGCACCGGCTGAAGATTACGGCCTTGGTGCTCTTCATTTTTGCATCGGTAGGCGTCTTGGCTGGCTCGTACGTCTGGGGCATGAAGCTCAAAGAGGCCGAGCCCCTCGCGGTGACGCTCAGTTCGGTCAAGGACAAGATCGACATCGCTCCGACCGAGATCCTGAGCCGCGACGGGAAGGTCCTCTTCAGCATGGTCGGCGAGAACCGCGAATGGGTCGCGCTCAAAGACGTCCCCAAAATTGTCCAGGACGCGACGCTGGCCGCAGAGGACAAGCGGTTCTATTCACACAGCGGTATCGACCCGTGGTCGCTTGTGCGGCAAGCCGTCACCAATGCCCGTGAGCGTAGCATCGAAGGCGGAGCAAGCACCCTCACGATGCAGGTCGCCAAGCGGGTCTACACCAGCCCCAAGCAGACCATCGAACGCAAGCTGCAAGATATGGCCCTGGCGGTTGAGATCGAAAAGCACCACACCAAGGAGTTCATCCTCGAGTTCTATCTGAACCAGGTGTACTACGGATCTTGGTCTTACGGCATCAAGAAGGCAGCCGAGACGTACTTCGACAAGGATCTCGACGAACTGACGATCGCCGAAGCGGCGACGCTGGCACGCTGCGTTCGACGACCCAGCTTCGAGAACCCGATCGCGAACCCTAAGGTGGCCCTGCACAATCGAGACGCGGTCCTGGTGATCATGCGCGATGAGAAGATGATCACGGAGGCGCAGTACCAGGCCGCAAAAAATGAGCAACTCGTGCTTAACAAGCGCAAGCCGTCGCCTGGGCTGCGCACCAAGAAGGTCGCACCGTATTTCGTTGATTACGTGCTAAAGACGATTGAGCGTAGCTATCCCGATCTGCATATTGACCAAGGCGGTTACAAGATCCGGACCACGCTGGACGCCTCGCTCCAAGACGCGGCAGAGGACCGGGTGAAGACGATCGTCGATCGGTACCGCCGGTCACGGGTGACCACCGGCTCGTTCTTGCTCCTGAATCGCGATGGGGAGATCCTTGCGATGGTCGGAGGCTGCGACTACAACCGAAATCAGTTCAACGTCTGCTCGCAAGGGAAGCGGCAGCCGGGGTCGTCCTTCAAGCCTTTCGTCTACGCGCTTGCGCTTGAACAGCGAATCCTGAGCCCGAACAGTGCGCTTACCAACGCGCAACAAGTCTTCAGACTTTCGGGGCAGCCGCCCTACTCGCCTCGCAACTCGACTGGCCGGTACGGAGGAAGCGTGGACTTGCGGACCGCGATTTCGTTTTCGATCAACGTGCCCGCAGTGGACGCGTTGTATCGCTACGGGAGGTCCCGTGGCCTCGCCGACTTTTCTAGCCGCTGTCGCCGAACGTTTGGTTTCGAGCACGAGATCTACCCGTACCTGAGCAGCGCGCTCGGAGCGAGTGAGGTGAGCCCGATCGAGATGGCGCGGGGCTACAGCACGTTCATGCTCAGCGGTGGGCAGTTCGAGCCGTTTGGAATCTCCCAGATCACCGGCCCGGACGGCGACATCTTGGTGTCGAATCGCGGTCGGATCACGCGGGGCAAGCTAAAGGCCGACGTCGCAGACCTGCTCGACAGCTACATGCGCTCGGTGGTCACCTCTGGCACGGCGAAGGCCGCGTCCGGAATCACCAACGCGCGCGGAAAGACCGGCACTACGAGCGACAACCGGGATGCATGGTTCGTGGGCTACACGGACAAGTTCCTTGGCGTGGGCTGGATCGCCAACGAGATCCTTGAAAAGCGCCCTGGCGGGATCATCGTGCCGAAGTACGAGGAGATGTCCAGCAACGTATTTGGCGGTACCCATACGGTGCAGATGTGGACCGACATCGTCGCGCGCGCGCAGCGCAAGTACGGTGAGCGGGGAACTTCGCACAACGCTCCCGCCATCGATGGGTGGAAGGCCGAGACCCCGAACACCAGAGACGAGAATCCCCCTGTCAACACCGAGCCGAATCCAGATGAGAATCGCAACGGAGACCCGGCAGGCTCGCCAGAGCAGGCACCGCCGATCCAGCCCGCGGACACACCTCCCGGTGAGCGAACGACTCCCAATGACGACGGTTCTCAAGGCGGGATGGAACCCCCGGCGACGAAGCCAGAGCCAGGTCCCAAAACGACTCCGCGGCAAACACCCCCGGCTGCAAAACCGCCCGAGGAGGAGCGAGGAACCATCACGGTGATGGTATGCGCGGATACGGGTCAACTGGCGAGCGCAGCGTGTCCGGAGAAGACTCCCCGGACGTACCGTCGGGGCCGCGAGCCGAAATCGACGTGCAGAAAGCACGGCGGATGA
- a CDS encoding tryptophan synthase subunit alpha produces the protein MRPISRKFDSLAQAGEKALVTFVTAGDPSLDQLPAILDTLCEAGSDIIELGIPFSDPIADGPTIQASSQRALDRGVRPMAVLEALSRWQNPGAPIVLMGYYNPVLHAGIERFAQAIRDAGASGTIISDLTPEESDAWIATSEACELDHIYLAAPTSTEARLAMVAKCSSGFLYAVSRTGVTGVGSKFSDQVGDLVLRCKAHTNIPICVGFGISKPEHVHAVCEQADGAVVGSSLVDLLASEWDSGRGASTIREFVRGLKAGTRP, from the coding sequence ATGCGACCCATCTCCCGCAAATTTGACTCCCTAGCCCAAGCGGGTGAGAAGGCGTTAGTGACCTTCGTCACTGCGGGCGACCCGTCCCTGGACCAACTCCCGGCGATCCTGGACACTCTTTGCGAGGCAGGCTCGGACATTATCGAATTGGGAATCCCCTTCAGCGATCCGATCGCCGACGGCCCTACCATTCAGGCAAGTAGCCAACGTGCACTGGATCGCGGAGTCCGGCCGATGGCGGTCCTGGAGGCCCTCTCACGATGGCAAAACCCTGGGGCGCCGATTGTGCTCATGGGCTACTACAACCCCGTGCTTCACGCCGGGATCGAGCGGTTCGCTCAGGCAATTCGTGATGCTGGCGCATCGGGCACGATCATCAGCGACCTCACGCCCGAGGAGTCGGACGCCTGGATTGCAACGAGCGAGGCGTGCGAGCTGGACCATATTTACCTGGCCGCACCGACGAGCACCGAGGCGAGGCTCGCGATGGTCGCCAAGTGTTCGAGCGGATTTCTCTATGCCGTGTCGAGAACGGGTGTCACCGGCGTGGGTTCGAAGTTCTCGGACCAGGTCGGTGACCTCGTGCTACGGTGCAAGGCCCATACCAATATCCCCATTTGTGTTGGATTCGGAATCAGCAAGCCGGAGCATGTGCACGCGGTGTGCGAGCAAGCTGATGGTGCGGTGGTGGGCTCTTCACTGGTAGATTTGCTGGCGAGCGAATGGGATTCGGGCCGAGGCGCATCGACGATTCGTGAGTTCGTTCGTGGTTTGAAGGCTGGTACCCGACCATAA
- a CDS encoding uracil-DNA glycosylase — translation MNPHDRLNADITGCQACPRLRAWCVQVAAEKRASFRDDDYWGLPVPNFGDPDATLLIVGLAPAAHGANRTGRMFTGDRSGDWLYRSLHAIGAANQPHATDRGDGLALRGALITAVNHCAPPGNKPTPEEMDACSVHLQRTLALRPWRAVLCLGGIAWDRFHKTLGEKPQMKFGHGVESTSVTGLRVFGCYHPSQQNTFTGRLTQPMLEQVLARWWACR, via the coding sequence GTGAACCCTCATGACCGCTTGAACGCGGACATCACCGGTTGCCAAGCTTGTCCGCGGCTCCGGGCATGGTGCGTCCAGGTGGCCGCTGAGAAGCGTGCCTCTTTTCGGGATGACGACTACTGGGGATTGCCCGTGCCAAACTTTGGGGACCCCGATGCCACGCTGCTCATCGTCGGGCTTGCCCCCGCGGCGCACGGCGCAAACCGGACCGGACGGATGTTCACCGGCGATCGGAGTGGGGACTGGCTGTACCGCAGTCTGCACGCGATCGGCGCGGCCAACCAGCCTCACGCGACGGATCGCGGCGACGGCCTGGCCCTTAGGGGCGCACTGATCACGGCGGTGAACCACTGCGCGCCGCCGGGCAACAAACCCACCCCGGAGGAGATGGATGCGTGCTCAGTACATTTGCAGCGGACGCTCGCGCTCCGACCATGGCGAGCAGTGCTTTGCCTCGGAGGCATTGCTTGGGATCGATTCCACAAGACCCTTGGTGAGAAGCCTCAGATGAAATTCGGCCACGGGGTCGAATCGACCTCCGTGACCGGATTGAGAGTCTTTGGGTGCTACCACCCCAGTCAGCAGAACACCTTTACAGGCCGGTTGACGCAGCCGATGCTGGAACAGGTGCTGGCGCGGTGGTGGGCATGCCGTTGA
- a CDS encoding ABC transporter substrate-binding protein: MNSKLWLISGLATLAVAMTGLSGCKKAEDSAATGGTQAGSTAPADTVRPAPTAEGNKMAGETIKLGCVASLTGDQKPWGDDSAKGAKLAVDELNAAGGIGGKKIELLTEDSASKPDPAKTAAEKLISDGVLAIVGEVASGHTELIARTAYEKGVPVVSIGSTKTTITDIGTNVFRVCYTDDFQGPVMAQFAYDEQGMREMAIITDRKAPYSQGLSASFKTKFESLGGKIVAEQAYQTGETQFQGILSEIKAKNPQGIFLSGYFPEVGPIASQARQAGITAKFFGGDGWDSPTILQSGGDAILGGFLCNHYNNKEDRPEVGNFLTKYKAISGGKEPGTTMAALGYDAALVVIDALKRLAAAQKEFNSKNLIEEIENTVNMAGVSGNITLKGMKGNPPKRALVVEVRPMAEGFQVFRKAYEYADVMK; this comes from the coding sequence ATGAATTCAAAACTGTGGTTGATTTCTGGTTTGGCTACCTTGGCGGTTGCAATGACTGGCCTCAGCGGATGCAAGAAGGCGGAAGACTCCGCGGCGACGGGTGGGACGCAGGCGGGCTCCACCGCGCCAGCAGACACCGTTCGACCGGCTCCTACCGCAGAGGGCAACAAGATGGCTGGCGAAACGATCAAGCTCGGCTGCGTGGCAAGCTTGACTGGCGATCAGAAGCCTTGGGGCGACGACAGCGCCAAAGGTGCCAAGCTCGCGGTTGATGAACTGAATGCCGCGGGAGGCATTGGCGGTAAGAAGATTGAGTTGCTGACCGAAGACTCCGCCAGCAAGCCGGACCCAGCCAAGACCGCCGCCGAGAAGCTCATTTCCGATGGCGTGCTGGCCATCGTCGGAGAAGTCGCGAGCGGCCACACGGAGCTGATCGCACGCACCGCGTACGAGAAGGGCGTCCCCGTCGTCTCTATCGGTTCGACGAAGACGACTATCACCGACATCGGCACGAACGTTTTCCGCGTCTGCTACACGGACGATTTCCAAGGGCCGGTTATGGCTCAGTTTGCTTATGACGAACAAGGTATGCGCGAGATGGCGATCATCACGGACCGCAAGGCTCCGTACTCGCAGGGTCTCAGTGCAAGCTTCAAGACGAAGTTCGAGAGCTTGGGTGGCAAGATCGTCGCCGAGCAGGCCTACCAGACCGGCGAAACCCAGTTCCAGGGCATCTTGAGCGAGATCAAAGCGAAGAATCCGCAGGGCATCTTCTTGAGCGGCTATTTCCCTGAAGTCGGCCCGATCGCTTCGCAGGCTCGACAGGCTGGTATCACTGCAAAGTTCTTTGGTGGCGACGGTTGGGACTCCCCAACAATCCTACAGTCTGGCGGTGATGCGATCCTCGGCGGATTCTTGTGCAACCACTACAACAACAAGGAAGATCGACCGGAGGTCGGCAACTTCCTCACCAAGTACAAGGCGATCAGCGGCGGCAAGGAACCCGGCACCACCATGGCTGCGCTGGGCTATGATGCGGCTCTGGTCGTGATCGACGCTCTGAAGCGACTCGCCGCCGCGCAGAAAGAGTTCAACAGCAAGAACTTGATCGAGGAGATCGAAAACACGGTGAACATGGCAGGCGTCAGCGGCAACATCACGCTCAAGGGCATGAAGGGTAATCCTCCCAAGCGCGCACTCGTCGTCGAAGTGAGACCGATGGCCGAGGGATTCCAGGTGTTCCGCAAGGCTTACGAGTACGCGGACGTGATGAAGTAA
- a CDS encoding DUF1385 domain-containing protein, with product MPDAEYLQFGGQAVIDGVMMRSPHYFAVACRAPNGNIVVHTEELAKTWVGRQKWLKLPFLRGTLAILDGMALGIKSMRFAGDVQMRPELASPEPEALASTPSANASTPTPAAKAVPAEGLPQPAPTSTAIQSASIIGALVVGLGMGIMLFQYVPNLVAQFSSRWTGDKQGTATNFIAECAKVVIFLAYLWLIGRMAAIKDVFRYHGAEHKAINVIEAGEELNLENATKITRLHPRCGTSFAVIVLIVSFLFLPLVPRYPVTGAPGNLLADTTVRVLIELCIVPLIAGVSYELLRLAGRFRSKRIITIAFAPGLWSQQFLTTLEPEQKHLEVAIASLKAVLQAEATGEELKTDNYEAAPIELKPVTSVA from the coding sequence ATGCCAGATGCGGAGTATTTACAGTTCGGCGGTCAAGCCGTCATCGATGGAGTGATGATGCGCTCTCCGCATTACTTCGCGGTGGCCTGTCGGGCCCCGAACGGGAACATCGTGGTGCACACCGAAGAGCTCGCCAAGACCTGGGTCGGTCGGCAGAAGTGGCTCAAACTTCCGTTTCTGCGGGGCACGCTCGCAATCCTCGATGGCATGGCGCTTGGCATCAAGTCGATGCGATTTGCCGGGGACGTTCAGATGCGCCCGGAACTGGCTTCACCTGAGCCTGAGGCTCTAGCCTCGACACCTTCCGCCAATGCCAGCACTCCGACGCCTGCCGCCAAGGCGGTTCCAGCCGAAGGACTGCCACAGCCTGCGCCTACAAGCACCGCTATCCAGAGTGCCTCAATCATCGGCGCGCTGGTTGTTGGCTTGGGGATGGGCATCATGCTCTTTCAGTACGTTCCCAACTTGGTTGCGCAGTTCTCCAGCCGTTGGACCGGCGATAAGCAAGGCACGGCGACCAACTTCATTGCCGAATGCGCCAAGGTCGTTATCTTCCTAGCTTACTTGTGGCTTATCGGCCGCATGGCCGCTATCAAAGACGTCTTTCGATACCACGGGGCCGAGCATAAGGCGATCAACGTCATTGAGGCAGGGGAAGAACTGAACCTGGAGAACGCGACGAAGATCACGCGATTGCACCCGCGATGCGGAACCAGCTTCGCCGTCATCGTCCTCATCGTGAGCTTTCTGTTCCTGCCGCTCGTCCCCCGCTATCCGGTGACGGGTGCTCCAGGCAACCTGCTCGCCGACACCACCGTTCGCGTGCTTATTGAACTTTGTATCGTGCCGCTCATCGCCGGTGTTAGCTACGAGCTCTTGCGCCTGGCAGGGCGGTTCCGATCCAAGCGGATCATCACGATTGCGTTTGCCCCCGGCCTGTGGAGCCAGCAGTTTCTGACCACGCTTGAGCCGGAACAGAAGCACCTGGAAGTCGCGATTGCAAGTCTCAAGGCCGTGCTCCAAGCGGAAGCGACCGGTGAAGAACTGAAGACGGACAATTACGAAGCCGCTCCGATCGAGCTGAAGCCGGTGACAAGCGTCGCCTAA
- a CDS encoding PDZ domain-containing protein, protein MIQATLLSLLIAAGPVAPVEHPFIKTEEAMVVEALVNGQKCSFMFDTGFSGVVVISPSVNIGKPTGSITLRDFVGQFEAPTVPIKTLSLGAMKIDTKGFTAVQQDQGNMSENYGVHCDGIMGLETISHLTTEINFEKSKFIFYPDSYDISKRKPDNVKTFLLKMLPTGNNSIELRVEAPTGKRFTLALDTGNAFYATTHKDVLEDAGIWKIGDAPKFMKQSGVASGTVDSWYMYMKDMKIFGVPVKESVWSIIDLPSSSAESAGTVGFGFLKNFNITFDMERRYVWLERYTEDPGSKPIAETGILAAYYEEMERTMIFRVVPNSPASKAGLKAGDSLLSVDGEDPSGLSFKKLANMMEGQKGTKVNITVSRNGQLMKFVVERDYLINGMPTTAPAPVPASAASTGL, encoded by the coding sequence ATGATTCAAGCCACACTTCTTAGTCTGCTCATTGCTGCCGGACCGGTCGCTCCTGTCGAACACCCGTTCATCAAGACCGAAGAGGCTATGGTCGTCGAGGCGCTCGTGAACGGCCAGAAATGCAGTTTCATGTTCGATACGGGCTTCTCAGGTGTCGTCGTCATCAGCCCATCGGTGAACATTGGAAAGCCGACCGGATCCATAACACTGCGGGACTTCGTCGGACAATTCGAGGCCCCCACCGTGCCGATCAAGACGCTCTCCCTCGGCGCGATGAAAATCGATACCAAGGGCTTCACCGCGGTGCAGCAGGACCAGGGAAACATGAGCGAGAACTATGGCGTCCACTGCGACGGGATCATGGGGCTCGAAACCATTAGCCACCTGACAACCGAAATCAACTTCGAGAAGAGCAAGTTCATTTTCTATCCGGATTCATACGACATCAGCAAGCGCAAGCCCGACAACGTCAAGACCTTTTTGCTGAAAATGCTCCCCACGGGCAACAACTCAATCGAATTACGCGTGGAGGCACCAACTGGAAAGAGATTCACACTCGCGCTCGACACCGGGAACGCGTTTTATGCAACCACCCACAAGGACGTCCTTGAGGACGCGGGGATTTGGAAAATCGGTGACGCACCAAAGTTCATGAAGCAGTCGGGCGTGGCATCGGGAACGGTGGATAGTTGGTACATGTACATGAAGGACATGAAGATCTTTGGCGTTCCGGTCAAAGAGAGTGTCTGGTCGATCATCGACTTGCCCAGCAGCTCCGCCGAGAGCGCGGGCACGGTGGGCTTCGGCTTCCTCAAGAACTTCAACATCACGTTCGATATGGAGCGCCGCTACGTCTGGCTGGAGCGATACACCGAGGACCCGGGGAGCAAGCCCATCGCCGAGACGGGAATCCTGGCTGCCTACTATGAGGAGATGGAGCGCACGATGATCTTCCGCGTGGTGCCAAATAGCCCGGCGTCCAAGGCGGGGCTGAAGGCAGGGGATAGTCTTCTAAGCGTTGATGGCGAGGACCCGAGCGGACTTTCGTTCAAGAAGCTCGCGAACATGATGGAGGGCCAAAAAGGCACCAAGGTCAATATCACCGTCTCTCGCAATGGCCAGCTTATGAAGTTCGTGGTCGAGCGGGACTACCTAATCAACGGCATGCCCACCACCGCGCCAGCACCTGTTCCAGCATCGGCTGCGTCAACCGGCCTGTAA
- a CDS encoding CAP domain-containing protein: protein MKTRRLWHGIATASAFAMALCCAAQTEQPLASSSSASTEIGVPIAGFSETMVTYAREVLVRINQIRSEEKLKPVRLNWKLAEASLWHAKDMASKGYFDHKDSLGRTSKDRIEALGIKDWKVIAQNIAGGAADPATVVKMWMDSPGHRKNILRPDVTEMGIGYYFDPDSKYLKYWVQDFLGR from the coding sequence ATGAAGACTCGACGGCTCTGGCACGGGATCGCAACTGCCTCCGCGTTCGCGATGGCGCTGTGTTGCGCTGCCCAGACCGAGCAACCGCTGGCCTCCAGTTCGAGCGCTTCCACCGAGATCGGCGTCCCCATCGCCGGGTTCTCAGAGACGATGGTCACTTACGCGCGCGAAGTCCTCGTCCGGATCAACCAGATCCGGTCCGAGGAGAAGCTCAAGCCCGTTCGACTGAACTGGAAACTCGCCGAAGCATCGCTTTGGCATGCGAAGGACATGGCGTCCAAGGGCTACTTCGACCACAAGGACTCACTCGGACGCACCTCCAAGGATCGTATTGAAGCGCTCGGCATCAAGGATTGGAAGGTGATCGCGCAGAACATCGCGGGCGGCGCGGCCGATCCGGCCACAGTGGTGAAGATGTGGATGGACAGTCCCGGGCACCGCAAGAACATCTTGCGGCCGGACGTGACCGAGATGGGGATCGGGTACTACTTCGACCCCGATAGCAAGTATCTGAAGTACTGGGTTCAGGACTTCCTCGGACGTTAG